One Oncorhynchus masou masou isolate Uvic2021 unplaced genomic scaffold, UVic_Omas_1.1 unplaced_scaffold_1490, whole genome shotgun sequence DNA window includes the following coding sequences:
- the LOC135531015 gene encoding zinc finger protein 135-like has product MMTHSGEKPHHCSVCEKAFLRSYDLRRHQVVHKGEVARSDTDISEKHHRCSECGKRFLTKTRLNRHALIHSGEKPHQCSVCGKCFLRPDDLRRHMTIHTGEKTKHVCHPCGKTFTLLRHLKIHQRVHTGEKPYHCSKCPESFAHLLEYRKHRQTHRIEKPYHCDDCDKMFSHFRTLKVHRLIHTGENLHHCSYCGKGFTIRGNLNTHLLTHTKEKPHQCSICGQRFARSQCLKKHKLKKLHMEEVLYHICDCGKSFTDVEKLQTHARTHLKNLEKRFCCSYCGRTFVRAGDLQSHQRTHTGEKPYVCTICGTRFAQSGNLRVHQITHTKERPYPCTVCDKRFTTPGSLKVHVRLHTGEKPYVCSLCGKGFHVPKLLKKHQEHHTSEMTASLDMT; this is encoded by the coding sequence GAGAGGTTGCCAGATCTGACACAGACATCTCTGAGAAGCACCACCGCTGCTCCGAGTGCGGAAAGAGGTTCCTCACAAAGACGCGGCTGAACAGACATGCGCTGATCCACAGCGGAGAGAAACCACATCAGTGCTCTGTCTGCGGGAAGTGTTTCTTACGACCCGACGACTTGAGGAGACACATGACCATCCACACCGGAGAGAAAACCAAGCACGTCTGCCACCCGTGTGGGAAGACATTCACCTTGCTACGGCACCTCAAGATCCACCAGCGAGTCCATACGGGAGAGAAACCATACCACTGCTCCAAGTGCCCGGAGAGTTTTGCCCACCTGTTGGAGTATAGGAAGCACAGACAGACCCACCGTATCGAGAAACCATACCACTGTGATGACTGTGACAAGATGTTCTCCCACTTCAGAACCCTCAAGGTTCATCGTCtgatccacacaggagagaaccTCCACCACTGCTCCTACTGCGGGAAGGGCTTCACGATCAGAGGGAACCTCAACACCCACCTACTGACCCACACCAAGGAGAAACCGCATCAGTGCTCCATCTGCGGACAACGCTTCGCCAGATCCCAGTGCCTGAAAAAACACAAGCTCAAGAAGTTACACATGGAAGAGGTCCTCTACCACATCTGCGATTGCGGTAAGAGCTTCACGGATGTAGAGAAGCTGCAGACGCATGCCAGGACGCACTTGAAGAACCTCGAGAAGAGGTTCTGCTGCTCGTACTGCGGCCGGACGTTCGTACGGGCTGGTGACCTTCAAAgccaccagagaacacacactggagagaaaccgtaCGTATGCACTATATGCGGGACCCGTTTCGCCCAGTCTGGGAACCTGAGGGTGCACCAGATCACGCACACTAAAGAGAGGCCATACCCTTGTACTGTCTGTGATAAGCGGTTCACCACACCGGGGAGTCTGAAGGTGCACGTGAGGCTCCATACAGGGGAGAAGCCGTATGTCTGTAGCCTGTGTGGGAAAGGGTTCCATGTACCCAAATTGCTGAAGAAACACCAGGAGCATCACACAAGTGAGATGACAGCCTCCTTGGACATGACATAG